Sequence from the Aquimarina sp. Aq107 genome:
TCCTAATAAATAGTTTTTTAATTTATACTAAAAGAAAAGGCATCTCAAATAAAACTTGAGATGCCTTTTTTATATTATTAATAGATAGGTTTATTGTTTTCCTAAGATCCCAACTAATTCTAGTTCGAAAACCATTTCTGTATTTGGTGGAATTGGAGCTCTACCTCTTTCTCCATACCCTAAATGAGGAGGGACAAAGATAATCGCTTTATCTCCTACTTTCATTTGTTGAACTCCTTCTTTAAAACCAGGAATCATTTTAGCTTCTGGAGAATAAGGAATTTCTAAAGGAACATATCCTTTTGGATGGTCAGCACGACGCTGATCAAAAAGTCCCATTTCTCTTGCTTTTTCTACAAGGTTTGTGTCAAACATTTTTCCATCAGTAAAGGATCCTTGATAGTTTACTTGTACCATATCACTTTGCTTAGGTTGTTCTCCATTTCCTTGTTCTAAAAATAGAATCTCTAACCCACTTTCTAACTTAGTCGCCTTTTTTCTTAATTCAGCGAATTCTGCAGCAATAGCAGGAAACTTTTTAGCTATCTCAGCTTGTCTTTCCTTTTCAATACGTTCCTTCTCTAATTTCTCTTCTTCTAGCGCTTTTAGTTTATCTTCAAAAGCCGCTTTAGAATCAAATGCTTTAGCATCTTTTCCTTTACGAATGATATTAACTTGTTCCATTCTTATTTCAGATACAGGTTTGTCTCCAGGTCTAGTTTCAGCGACACCAATACTATCCACGATATCTTGACCAGAAACGATTTCTCCAAAAACAGTATGTTTACCGTTTAACCAAGGAGTTTCTTTCAGTGTAATAAAGAATTGACTTCCGTTGGTAGCTGGACCAGAGTTAGCCATAGATAAAATACCTTTAGACTTATGCGTTAATGAGTCTACGATTTCATCCGGAAATTTGTAACCAGGGTCACCTGTTCCTGTTCCTAGAGGATCACCAGTTTGGATCATAAAATCTTTGATAACTCTATGGAAAATAATTCCGTTGTAATACTTCTTTCCTTTATATAAACTATCTACCATAGTGTTCGTTCCTTCTGCTAGAGAAACAAAATTTGCCACTGTCATTGGAGTTTCTTTGTAATGTAATTCAGCTATAGCAGTTCCTTTGTTGGTAATGATTTCTGCATAGATTCCATCTCCAAGTTCTGGGTACTTTTCCTCGCAATTAGTAAATGTAAGGGTGATAAGTGCTAAAAATAAAAGACTTAATTTTTTCATTTTTTTAGTTAAGATTTAATTTTCTTTTGTTGATTGTTTTGTGATTTTATTGAGTTTTACTCTAGATATTAACGGAATATTTGTTCCAATCTTATGATTGTCTCCATAATATCCGTATGCTTGATAGGAAGGAAATAGAAATGTTACTATTTCTCCTTCTTTCATTATTTTTAATCCTTCTCTTAAACCAAAAAATAGATCTTCTTGGTCAATAGCGTAGTTTACAGTGTCTAACTCTTTTTCGCTATATATAGTATCTCCGTTAAGATCTTTGATATCATAATTGAAATTAACAATATCACCAAATTTAGCAGTACCAGAAGTTAAAGTGTCTTTTTTTTCATAAAAATACCAAAACCCACCTTCAGAAGTGATGTAATTATTAGAAGAATCTTGCTGTATTATTTTTTGTATCCTAGCCTCTTCCCGTGCGCTAAGTTCTTTATTTCGATTAATAGATTCATTAATAAATGATCCAGACGAAATACTTACGGGTTTTCTTGCTTCTGGTGCTTTACAAGAGAAAAATAGCATTAGGAAACTTATTGATAGGAGAAAATATCTCATGAATTCAGGGCATTTTTATAAGACGGTAAGATACTAATAAATTTCTCAACAGTTTCGCCTAGAGAAAGATTACTTTTTCCTCCAGCAGCATTATGATGTCCTCCTCCTTCAAAGTGGTTTCTAGAAAATTCATTCACCGAAAATTCACCTTTAGAGCGTAGTGATATTTTTATAATATTTTCGCCTTTGTTTTCTATAAAAATAAGTGCAAAAATAATTCCTTCTACAGATAATCCCATATTAACAAATCCTTCGGTATCACCTTTTTTGAAATTATGATCATCCAATTCTTTTTGAGACAATGTGATGTAAGCAGTATTGTATTCTGGAAGTACTTTTAAGTTTTTAAGTGCTACACCTTGTAATTGTAATCTAGAATAGGTGTTGTTGTCATAAATATTTTCGTGAATAGCAGTGTTGTTAGCTCCACGTTCAATTAGGTCAGCGATCACTTTATGCGTAATATTTGTCGTGGATCGAAATCTAAACGAACCTGTATCTGTCATAATACCAACATATATACAAGTAGCTATATCTGCTGTGATTTTATCCAAATCATCTAGATTTTCAATAAAATGATAAATCATCTGACAAGTTGAACTCATGCCGACATCACTATAGGTATAGGTAGCATAATTATCAGGTTGTTGATGATGATCAATCATAATGAAAGTGGTGTTTGTATGCTCTAACACGCTTTCCATATTTCCAGTTCTGGAAAAATGATTAAAATCTAATGTGAAAATTATATCTGCTTCTCTAATTTTTTTAACTGCTAATTCGGTATCACTATCATATTTAATGATAGAAGATT
This genomic interval carries:
- a CDS encoding bifunctional oligoribonuclease/PAP phosphatase NrnA, whose translation is MNTSEFKEIKVLLSTPKNIVIIPHKNPDGDAIGSTLALHHYLSSLGHTSTVITPNDYPSFLKWIPGESSIIKYDSDTELAVKKIREADIIFTLDFNHFSRTGNMESVLEHTNTTFIMIDHHQQPDNYATYTYSDVGMSSTCQMIYHFIENLDDLDKITADIATCIYVGIMTDTGSFRFRSTTNITHKVIADLIERGANNTAIHENIYDNNTYSRLQLQGVALKNLKVLPEYNTAYITLSQKELDDHNFKKGDTEGFVNMGLSVEGIIFALIFIENKGENIIKISLRSKGEFSVNEFSRNHFEGGGHHNAAGGKSNLSLGETVEKFISILPSYKNALNS
- a CDS encoding peptidylprolyl isomerase: MKKLSLLFLALITLTFTNCEEKYPELGDGIYAEIITNKGTAIAELHYKETPMTVANFVSLAEGTNTMVDSLYKGKKYYNGIIFHRVIKDFMIQTGDPLGTGTGDPGYKFPDEIVDSLTHKSKGILSMANSGPATNGSQFFITLKETPWLNGKHTVFGEIVSGQDIVDSIGVAETRPGDKPVSEIRMEQVNIIRKGKDAKAFDSKAAFEDKLKALEEEKLEKERIEKERQAEIAKKFPAIAAEFAELRKKATKLESGLEILFLEQGNGEQPKQSDMVQVNYQGSFTDGKMFDTNLVEKAREMGLFDQRRADHPKGYVPLEIPYSPEAKMIPGFKEGVQQMKVGDKAIIFVPPHLGYGERGRAPIPPNTEMVFELELVGILGKQ
- the gldI gene encoding gliding motility-associated peptidyl-prolyl isomerase GldI gives rise to the protein MLFFSCKAPEARKPVSISSGSFINESINRNKELSAREEARIQKIIQQDSSNNYITSEGGFWYFYEKKDTLTSGTAKFGDIVNFNYDIKDLNGDTIYSEKELDTVNYAIDQEDLFFGLREGLKIMKEGEIVTFLFPSYQAYGYYGDNHKIGTNIPLISRVKLNKITKQSTKEN